A window of Candidatus Zixiibacteriota bacterium genomic DNA:
TTCGACCACAGCCAAAGCGGATATCCTCTGCTTGGAAAGCATGCCGCCGTTCCCTGTGAAAAATGCCATCCGGTCATAACCGATAAGACCGTCACTCATGATAAATCATACACTAAGTATGCCGTAATCCCCCATTCCCAGTGCACCGACTGCCATCAGGATGTCCACAAAGGACGGCTCGGGCCGGTCTGCCGGAATTGCCATACCCCCGACGGCTGGCGCACGGTGAGCACCGCCAATTTCGACCACAGCCGAACACGGTATCCGCTGGAGGGGAAACATAAAAATACCGCCTGCGAAAAATGCCACAAGCCGCGTCAGACAGCAGCGCTTAAGTTTGCCGCCTGTCTTGATTGCCATAATGATTATCATAAAGGGGAATTCGCCCATCGCGCCTCACAGGGAGCCTGTGAAGAATGCCACACGGTTGCCGGCTTTACCCCGGCCAATTTTCGCCTGAGCCAGCATGACTCCACCGATTATCCCCTCACCGGAGCGCACCTGGCTGTCCCCTGCGTTGCCTGCCATATTGTCACCGACCGTGCCACCCAAATCAGAAGCCACCGCTTTCAATTCAATCCTATCCGATGTCTGGTCTGTCATGCCGACCCGCACCATGGAGCGGTAGATAGATTTGTCAGTAAAGATGGATGCGAATCCTGCCATATCGAGGAATCCTGGGCAAAGCTCTCCTTTGACCACAGTCTGACAGAATTCGCTCTGGAGGGAAAACATCAGGCTACCCCTTGCGTTAAATGTCATCATAGGGAGAAGAAAGGGAGTGACGTCCATATCGCCTTCGCCTCCAAGAAAAAACTCTGCCAGGACTGCCATGATGATATTCACCGGGGGCAGTTTGCCGCCGCTGACTCGCCCGGCAATACCGACTGTACCCGGTGCCATACACCCAGTAACTGGACGGCAGAAAAATTCGTGCATAATCGCGATTCGCGATACAAACTGGAAGGGGCGCATCAAAAAGTCCCCTGTACCAAATGTCATATACCGGTAATGAAAGATGACAAACTGTTTGTTCAATATAAACCGCTGGATACAACCTGCGTTTCCTGCCATGGCGGAGCGGAATTTGACGAAAGGAAAATGCGACTATGAAACTTGTAATGACGGCTATAGCGCTTTTTTCCGGTCTCTTTGCGGTGGTCGTGGTCAGCCAGACCGGAGACAATCCGCACGGGAAACTTCAATGGGACTGTCAGGATTGCCATACCTCGGAATCCTGGAAACTGCTTCGCGAACCGATGGCTTTCAATCATGCTGAAACCGGCTTCCTTCTTGAAGGAGCGCATGGCGCGGTTCCTTGTATCGCCTGCCATAAAGAGCCGGTCTTCAGTCATGTCGGCGTCAGTTGCGCCGACTGCCATACCGACCATCACCAGGGACAATTGGGGCTTGCCTGCCAGAACTGCCATATCCCCCGCGACTGGCAGAATCGCCAGGACCTGCTGTCGCTTCATGCCCAACGGGGATTTCCGCTTGTTGGAATTCATGCCGTTGCCGATTGTGAATCGTGCCATCGCGGGCACCAGCGTCAGGAGTATGCCGGCACCCCGACCGACTGCCAATCTTGCCACGGCTCACTTTTCGCCGCCACTTCCAATCCGAGCCATTCCCGGGCCGGATTTTCGATGAACTGCGAGCCATGTCACAGCGCCGCCGGCGGCACCTGGGATAACGCCACCTATACTCATCCAGCGACTTTTCCTCTGACCGGCGCTCATGCGCTTCTGGAATGTATGGTCTGCCACAGCGAGACTTTTGCCGGAACTCCAACCGATTGCTATGACTGTCACAGCGATGATTATATGGCGGCAGCGAACCCGAATCACGTTCAGGGCAGTTTTCCTCAGACCTGTAAGGTCTGCCATTCGACTGTCGCCTGGCAGCCGGCATCATACGACCATAATGCCACCGGATTTCCTCTCACCGGGCGGCATCTGACTGTCGCCTGCGCCGATTGTCACACGTCCGGTTATACCGGCACCCCAACCGCCTGTGTCGCCTGCCATCAGGATGATTATGACGCCACTACCGACCCCAATCATGCGGCGGCTAATTTCCCGACCGATTGCCAGACCTGCCATTCCACTTCAAACTGGAGTGGAACCACCTGGGACCATGACGGCTTGTATTTTCCTATCTACTCAGGAGCGCATGCCGGAAAGTGGGATAACTGCGCCGATTGCCATATCAACCCGACCAATTTTGCCAGTTTCGAATGTATCAACTGCCATGAACATAATCAGACCGATATGGACAACAAACATTCGCAGGTGAATAACTACCAGTACGCCAGCGCCGCCTGCTATGGCTGCCATCCCCAGGGGAGACATTGATGCCTCGCTTCATTCCAGTGCTGATAATTCTTCTATTTGGCGCGGCGCCGCTGCTTTCTGCCTCTGAGACAAAGTTCCGGGTCAAATATCTCTCGGTGGAGAATCTCTATATCGATGGCGGCCGCGCCGACAGCCTGTCAGTCGGAGACAGACTGAGCGTCAAGGGTTCTGCCGGCGCGACGGCGGAATTGGAAATCGTCTATGTCGCCGAGCATTCGGCGTCGTGCCGGATTCTATCGTCATCTGGAACAATTTCCGCCGGCGACGTCGCCATTCTGGTTTCCCGGGCGGCTCCGCCGCAAACCGCAGCGCCGACCGTATCGACACCGCTGCCGGCTGACACGGTCATTTTGCCAGTCGAGAAGGAGACTTTTTCGCCACGACCGCCATCACAACTTGCCGGGAGCATCTCGCTTCTATTTTATCACTACGATGACAATGGTCGCGCCGGTCTTGATTTCACCCAGAGCACCGCCCGCATCAATCTCAAGGCGCGGCGGCTTCTGGGTGAAGAGTTGACTCTTTCCATCCGCTCCCGGGGTCGCTATGATAACCGCCGTCGTTCTCCGGCGCCGGAAGTCTCCCGTCATTCCTGGGAAAACCGTCTCTGGGAGTTCTCGCTCAGTTATGAAGATAACGCGGCGCCGTTCAATTTTGCAGTAGGGAGAATTCTCCCCCGACGGGCCGGAAGTATCGGCTATATTGATGGCATTATCATTGAAGGACGGCTCAAAGAGAATTGGCGTATCGGTCTTCTGGGCGGAGTCTATCCCGACTGGTTATATAATAATCCGCGCGCTTCACTGAATCGAGGCGGCGGTTACATAAATTTCACCCTGGGTGACCATCCGGGGCTACTTATCGACCAGACCATTGCCGCTCTCGGGGAGTACCATGGGAGAACGGTTAATCGCAACTATTTGCTGGTGCAGGGGCGAATCAATTTCGTTTCGCGCTTTGGATTGTATCATACGGCTGAAATCGATATCAATAACGACTGGAGAAAAGAGAAAAGCGGCAAGACCGTCTCTCTTTCGAATCTCTATATCAACAGCTTCTACAATCTGAGCGGCTCACTCCGGGTGGGGATG
This region includes:
- a CDS encoding cytochrome c3 family protein, giving the protein MTEIISKFPFFIRQASLLLIAGMLLISVARAQISPGELHRSHSFLEGVDNCSQCHGSSTEQIPAKCLACHTAIAIRQAEQKGLHGNPDYKECQLCHVEHQGKDYELIYFKGGEKAFDHSETGFLLEGKHAAADCRKCHRKELLRDKEALEKDKFDLAKTYLGLNRACNSCHFDEHRGQLLSDCSKCHNPSGWKPARGFDHSQSGYPLLGKHAAVPCEKCHPVITDKTVTHDKSYTKYAVIPHSQCTDCHQDVHKGRLGPVCRNCHTPDGWRTVSTANFDHSRTRYPLEGKHKNTACEKCHKPRQTAALKFAACLDCHNDYHKGEFAHRASQGACEECHTVAGFTPANFRLSQHDSTDYPLTGAHLAVPCVACHIVTDRATQIRSHRFQFNPIRCLVCHADPHHGAVDRFVSKDGCESCHIEESWAKLSFDHSLTEFALEGKHQATPCVKCHHREKKGSDVHIAFASKKKLCQDCHDDIHRGQFAAADSPGNTDCTRCHTPSNWTAEKFVHNRDSRYKLEGAHQKVPCTKCHIPVMKDDKLFVQYKPLDTTCVSCHGGAEFDERKMRL